The sequence GGCCACGCTCGTCGTGTCGCTGCTGCCGATGGGCATCGCGACGTTCCTCATCGGTGTCCTGCCGACGTACGACCAGATCGGCGTCGTCGCTCCGTTCCTGCTGCTGATCCTGCGCCTCACGCAGGGCTTCGCTCTCGGCGGGGAGTGGTCCGGCGCCGCCCTCGTCGCCACAGAGAATGCCCCCGCGGGCAAGCGCGCGCTCTACGGCACGTTCCCGCAGCTCGGCGCACCGATCGGCTTCATCATCGCCAACGGCCTGTTCCTCACGATCAACGCCGCACTCCCCCACCCCGACGACTCGCTGCTCGCCTCCGACGCGTTCCTCAGCTGGGGATGGCGCATCCCGTTCCTGTTCTCGGCGATCATGGTCATCATCGGCCTGTGGGTCCGCCTCAAGCTGGTCGAGTCGACCGCCTTCACCGAGGCCGAGAAGCGGGGCAAGATCCGCGCGCTGCCGCTGGGCGACACCTTCCGCTTCCACTGGCGCGAGGTCATCCTGGGCACGTTCATCATGCTCGCCACCTACGTGCTCTTCTACCTGATGACGAGCTTCACGCTGAGCTACGGCACCCACGCCGCGGACGGCTCTCCGTCGGGCCTGGGCATGACCTATCAGCACTTCGTGCTCATGCAGATCATCGCGGTGGTCTTCTTCGGCATCTTCACCGCGGTCGCGGGCCCGCTCGCGGACGCGATCGGCCGCAGGCTCACGCTGCTGTGGACGACGGCCGCGATCATCGCCTTCGCCCTCGTGCTGCCGTTCTTCCTCACCGCGCAGACCGACGCGTCGTTCACCGGCGCGATGGTGCAGTCGGCCCTCATCATCGGCTTCACGCTCATGGGGCTCACCTTCGGCCCGATGGGCGCTCTGCTGCCCGAGCTGTTCCCCACCAACGTCCGGTACACCGGCTCGGCGGTCGCGTACAACCTGTCGTCGATCCTCGGCGCGGCACTCGCACCGATCATCGCCGTCGCGCTGTGGTCCGCCGCGGACAGCACCTGGCCCGTGGGCCTCTACCTCGCGGGCGCAGGCGTGCTGACCTTCATCGCGCTGCTGCTCACGCGGGAGACCAAGGACTCGGACTACGACCGCGCCTCGGCCGACGACGCACGCGACGCCGACGAGCCCGACTCGGCACTCGCGGAGGTCCCCCTGCCGTAGCGGCCCTGCCACGCATCACGAAGGCCGTCGCCCCTGGTTCCCATGGAAGGGGCGACGGCCTTCGTCTGTCTGAGCGGGACGCTTCTCAGCGTGCCGGTGGGGTCGTCTCGCGACGAGCCCGTGCCAGGCGCGGTCCAGACGCCCCGGCATGAAGCAATGCGGTGCCGCTCAGCATCGGCGCCTCTCGGCGCGCGGGCGTCGCCGACGCGGCAGAGCAGTCAGTCCTGATCGGCAAGCAGGCGGTACAAGCGCTTGCGGGCGTCAGCGAGCACCTCGACCACCTGGGGGGTGAGGTCGGATCCGGGAACCCTGGCCACGTGCACGGCGGCCTCGTGGAGAGCGCCGAGCTCGGCCCTCAGGCTGCCCGCGCTCTGATCGGCCGCGCTGGCCTCGAACAGTCCCGCGTGCGCGTCGCCGTGCTGCTCGAGCCACGCACCGCCGGCCTCGGTGAGGGACGCTGTCTTGCGACCGTCGATGGTCTCGATCGTCACGAGGCCCTCGTCCTCGAGCGCCTGAAGCGTCGGATAGATCGAGCCGGGGCTCGGGGTCCAGGCGCCGCCGCTGCGCTCTTCGATCTCGTGGATGAGGTCGTAGCCGTGTCGGGGCTGCTCGCCGAGCAGGACCAGGACGGCCGCACGCACGTCGCCTCGCGAGCGACCGCCGGGGCCGCGGCGTCCGCTTCGTCCGCCACCGCGGCCGCCTCCGCCGTGACCGCCGCCGCGCCGACCACCGTGTCCGCCTCGACCGGGCCAGGGACCCTCGGGACCGGGCCCCGGGCCCTCTCCGCGGCCGTCGAAGCCGCCGTGCCGCTGCCGATGTCCTCCGCGTCCGCCTGCTCGGCCCTCGCGGAATTCCTCGGCTCGCATCTCTTCGTCGTGATCTCTCATCATGAACTCCTTCCGTGTCATGCCTCGCTCTGCCATTTGCAGTGCATCGCGACACATTCACGATATATCGCGATATCGCGGGCGTCAACACCGCACGCAGCCGGGCGCTTCGCGTCGTCGACAGCCGGACACCCTCTGACGCCACGCGCAACTCTGCCTCGGCGCGTCACGCCCGACACTCCGACCCGCATCCCGCGACGTGTCGCTCGGCGCCCGGGCATACGCTCGGGGCATGGCGTTCTCCGACACTCCGACCCTCAGCCACGACCTGGTGCGCCTCGAGCCGCTCGCACTCGCGCACCACGACGACCTGTGCGAAGCCGTCTCCGTCGGTGAGCTGTGGCGCGCCTGGTACACATCCATCCCTGCGCCGCACGCGATGGAGCAGGAGATCGAGCGCAGGCTGTCGCTCCAGTTCGAGGGCCTTATGGCGCCGTGGGCGGTCGTGTCCGCCGCGACGGGCAAGGCGATCGGCATGACGACGTACATGAACCTCGATGAGTCGAACCGCCGACTCGAGATCGGATCGACCTGGCTCGGACGAGAGGCGCACGGCACCGGCATCAACCCGGCGGCCAAGCTCCTGCTGCTCACGCGGGCCTTCGACGAGCTCGGCTGCGTCGCAGTCGAGTTCCGCACGCACTGGCACAACCACCAGTCGCGCGCCGCGATCGCGCGGCTCGGAGCGAAGCAGGACGGCGTGCTGCGCAGTCACATGCTCCTGCCCGACGGCTCGAGGCGCGACACCGTCGTCTTCTCGATCCTCGATCACGAGTGGCCGGCCGCCCGCAAAGGGTTGCTCGGAAGGCTCGTCACCCGAGGGTGACGGGGAATCCACCCGCGCTCCTCGACGTTCCCTGAGCACGATGTCCCCCTCCGCGAACCCCGTCGTACGACTGCGCCGCCGCGCGGGCCACGCCGTCTTCCTCAAGATCGCGGGCCCCGACGGCGACGCGGCCCGCGTCCGCGTGCACGACACCCCTGGCCCCCGCTGGTTCCCTCCCGGCAGCCCCATCCGACGCGTCCACGCCGACGTCACGACGTTCGTCGGCGGGCTGCGCGCGCTGCTGCTGCAGTCGCTCCACCCGCTCGCGATGGCGGGGGTCGCGGGACACTCGGGGTATCGGGGAGACCCGTGGGGTCGCCTCGCCCGCACGTCGACCTTCCTCGCCTTCACGACCTTCGGCGCCGAGCCCGACGCCGAGCGAATGGTCCAGATGGTGCGCGCCGCGCACGAGAAGGTGCGAGGGACCGCGCCGGACGGACGACGGTACGAGGCGACCGACCCTCATCTGCTCACGTGGGTGCACATCGCCGAGGCGGATTCGTTCCTCTCTGCCCACCAGCGCTACGGCGAGCGGCCGCTCAGCCCCGAGCGCGCCGACGAGTACGTCGCGCAGTCGGGCGAGGTCGCTCGCAGGCTCGGAGCGCTCGACGTGCCGCGCACGACCGCGGAGCTGGCGGAGGCCTTCGACCGCTACCGCCCCGAGCTTCGCGCGACCCCCGAGGCTCTCGACACCGCGCAGTTCCTCCTCAAGGAGCCGCCCCTGCCGTGGCCGGTGCGTCCTCCGTACGCCCTCCTGGCGTCGGGCGCGGTCGCCCTGCTGCCCGACTGGGCTCGCGCCGAGCTCGGCCTCGACCGCTGGTCGACGCGCACCTTCGGCCCCGCGGCGGGCTCGCTCGCGACGCACGGGATCCGCTGGATGATGGGGTCGGCCGAGCGACGGGCGAGCAACGTCGACGATCCGCGGCCCGCACGCACGTGACGATCGGGCCACCCCACACGCCGCCCGAGGACCATGCGTACGTGACGCGGACGAAACATCGCCGCGCTAACCTCCTGGCACGCCCCGGGTAATGCGCAGGACATGAGGGTTTCTCCCCGGAGCGCGGTAGGCCGCGCCCGCGGTCGACCGGCCCGCTGACGAGCTCAGGAGTCCTCATGACCACGGTCCCCACCGACGGCGCAGTCCTCACCGACGCGACCGCCCGCCTCGACGCGCTCAAGGCGCGCATCCACGATGAGCTGGATCTGCTGAACTACGGCGGCCGCGACTGGGTGCCCTCCCCCGGCGACGACGTGCTGGACGTGCTGATCGTCGGCGGCGGCCACGCGGGTCAGGCGCTGTCCTTCGCCCTCGCGCGCAAGGACATTCGGCGCGTGCTCGTGGTCGACGGCGCGCCCGCGGGCCTCGAGGGCCCGTGGAGCACCCAGGCGCGCATGCGCACGCTGCGCACGCCCAAGATGCTCAAGGGACCCGACAACGACGTGCCGGCTCTCTCGCCGCGCGAGTGGTTCGTCGCGCGA comes from Demequina sp. NBRC 110054 and encodes:
- a CDS encoding PadR family transcriptional regulator translates to MRAAVLVLLGEQPRHGYDLIHEIEERSGGAWTPSPGSIYPTLQALEDEGLVTIETIDGRKTASLTEAGGAWLEQHGDAHAGLFEASAADQSAGSLRAELGALHEAAVHVARVPGSDLTPQVVEVLADARKRLYRLLADQD
- a CDS encoding MFS transporter, which codes for MPSTQQTNLNSPGRVITASLVGTTIEFYDFYVYATAAVLVFPKLFFPSDNDTTALLASFAVFGAAMIARPVGALVFGHMGDRRGRKATLVVSLLPMGIATFLIGVLPTYDQIGVVAPFLLLILRLTQGFALGGEWSGAALVATENAPAGKRALYGTFPQLGAPIGFIIANGLFLTINAALPHPDDSLLASDAFLSWGWRIPFLFSAIMVIIGLWVRLKLVESTAFTEAEKRGKIRALPLGDTFRFHWREVILGTFIMLATYVLFYLMTSFTLSYGTHAADGSPSGLGMTYQHFVLMQIIAVVFFGIFTAVAGPLADAIGRRLTLLWTTAAIIAFALVLPFFLTAQTDASFTGAMVQSALIIGFTLMGLTFGPMGALLPELFPTNVRYTGSAVAYNLSSILGAALAPIIAVALWSAADSTWPVGLYLAGAGVLTFIALLLTRETKDSDYDRASADDARDADEPDSALAEVPLP
- a CDS encoding GNAT family N-acetyltransferase, with the protein product MAFSDTPTLSHDLVRLEPLALAHHDDLCEAVSVGELWRAWYTSIPAPHAMEQEIERRLSLQFEGLMAPWAVVSAATGKAIGMTTYMNLDESNRRLEIGSTWLGREAHGTGINPAAKLLLLTRAFDELGCVAVEFRTHWHNHQSRAAIARLGAKQDGVLRSHMLLPDGSRRDTVVFSILDHEWPAARKGLLGRLVTRG
- a CDS encoding oxygenase MpaB family protein, yielding MSPSANPVVRLRRRAGHAVFLKIAGPDGDAARVRVHDTPGPRWFPPGSPIRRVHADVTTFVGGLRALLLQSLHPLAMAGVAGHSGYRGDPWGRLARTSTFLAFTTFGAEPDAERMVQMVRAAHEKVRGTAPDGRRYEATDPHLLTWVHIAEADSFLSAHQRYGERPLSPERADEYVAQSGEVARRLGALDVPRTTAELAEAFDRYRPELRATPEALDTAQFLLKEPPLPWPVRPPYALLASGAVALLPDWARAELGLDRWSTRTFGPAAGSLATHGIRWMMGSAERRASNVDDPRPART